Proteins encoded within one genomic window of Rhizobium favelukesii:
- a CDS encoding adenylate/guanylate cyclase domain-containing protein, which translates to MKQRLAAILASDMAGYSRLMEADEAGTIARLKTHRIELIDPAIAKNGGRIIKTTGDGMLVEFQSVTDAVKCAVEIQQRMRRRNSDVPQDRRIEFRIGINLGDIIFDDDDIFGDGVNIAARIEQLADVGGICVTAAVATQIADRLDVPIEDLGEKTLKNISRPVHLYRLGLEGSVLPASPEEKDAKRAVSKPSIAVLPFDNMSGDPEQEFFADGLTEDIITELSRRHELFVISRNSSFVYKNQPVNAREVAEKLGAQYLVEGSVRKIGDRVRVTVQLIDAANDAHVWADRYDRRLDDIFAIQDEVTAAIAATLPGRLEAAQRDHLARTKPANMAAYECALTAKVLHHRATVADNKQAQALIDRALALDPGYAHAHAWRACILGQAWVLGWCEDKDAVWAEIVAELERALGLDDNDADVHRILAAVNVNNNELMTARYHQERALSLNPNYDLVVVQQGELLTWLGRPEEGVEWIRKAMRLNPHHPERFWSHLGKAYFAARQYGEAIEAFMHLSVMDHVQHAFVAACYGWLGDDVAGSAHLKKVRAIAPDFGLESFLATLHYARESDTQHIRDGLVKAGADDALASERHRVQ; encoded by the coding sequence ATGAAACAAAGACTCGCCGCAATCCTGGCGTCCGATATGGCAGGCTATAGTCGGCTGATGGAGGCCGACGAAGCAGGCACGATCGCCCGCCTCAAAACGCACCGAATCGAATTGATCGATCCCGCCATCGCAAAGAACGGGGGCCGGATCATCAAGACGACGGGCGACGGCATGCTGGTGGAATTCCAGAGCGTCACCGACGCGGTGAAATGCGCCGTAGAAATCCAGCAGCGCATGAGGCGGCGCAATTCGGATGTGCCTCAGGATCGGCGGATCGAATTCAGGATTGGCATCAATCTCGGCGATATCATTTTCGACGACGACGACATCTTTGGCGATGGCGTGAATATCGCCGCCCGGATCGAGCAACTGGCCGATGTGGGGGGCATCTGCGTCACGGCTGCGGTGGCGACACAGATTGCTGACCGTCTCGATGTCCCGATCGAGGACCTGGGCGAGAAAACGCTGAAGAACATCAGCCGTCCCGTGCATCTTTATCGGTTGGGGCTAGAGGGCTCCGTCCTGCCGGCCTCGCCGGAGGAAAAGGACGCGAAGCGAGCCGTCTCCAAGCCCTCGATCGCCGTACTGCCGTTCGACAACATGAGCGGCGATCCCGAGCAGGAGTTTTTTGCGGACGGCTTGACCGAGGACATCATCACCGAGCTGTCGCGCCGCCACGAACTCTTCGTCATCTCGCGCAATTCCAGTTTCGTCTACAAGAATCAGCCCGTGAACGCGCGCGAAGTGGCCGAGAAGCTTGGGGCCCAGTATCTGGTGGAAGGCAGCGTCCGGAAGATCGGCGACAGGGTGCGGGTGACGGTCCAGCTCATCGACGCGGCCAACGATGCCCATGTCTGGGCCGATAGATACGACCGAAGGCTGGACGACATTTTCGCCATTCAGGACGAGGTGACGGCAGCGATAGCGGCCACTCTGCCAGGGCGTCTCGAGGCCGCCCAACGAGACCACCTCGCCCGCACGAAGCCGGCGAACATGGCCGCCTACGAATGTGCTCTCACAGCCAAGGTGCTGCATCACCGGGCCACCGTCGCTGACAATAAGCAGGCCCAGGCCCTGATAGACAGGGCGCTCGCACTCGACCCCGGATATGCGCATGCCCATGCCTGGCGGGCCTGCATCCTCGGGCAGGCGTGGGTGCTCGGCTGGTGCGAGGACAAGGATGCTGTCTGGGCCGAGATCGTTGCCGAGCTGGAACGGGCGCTGGGGCTCGACGACAACGATGCCGACGTACATCGCATCCTCGCCGCCGTGAACGTGAACAACAACGAGCTGATGACGGCCCGCTATCACCAGGAGCGTGCCCTTTCGCTCAATCCCAATTACGACCTGGTGGTGGTCCAGCAGGGCGAGCTCTTGACGTGGCTTGGTCGGCCGGAAGAAGGGGTAGAGTGGATTCGCAAGGCGATGCGGCTCAATCCCCATCACCCGGAACGATTCTGGAGTCATCTCGGGAAGGCGTATTTCGCCGCGCGGCAATACGGTGAAGCAATCGAGGCATTCATGCACCTTTCGGTGATGGATCACGTCCAGCACGCCTTCGTCGCCGCCTGCTACGGTTGGCTCGGCGACGACGTTGCTGGTTCTGCGCATTTGAAGAAGGTCAGAGCGATCGCCCCCGACTTCGGCCTCGAGTCCTTCCTCGCCACGTTGCACTACGCTCGAGAATCCGACACGCAGCACATTCGCGACGGGCTTGTCAAAGCGGGCGCGGACGACGCGCTTGCCAGCGAACGACACCGGGTGCAATAG